Within the Drosophila melanogaster chromosome 3R genome, the region ACATTGATTCCACTGGCGCATCATCAACCTCATCCTTGGCTGCATTCCGTTCCCCCatcttgttttttgttgtatcCCCGATTTTGGGACACTGTCTCTCAAGTAAATAAAAGCTGAAAAaccatttattttcctttgaCTTTTGCACCCCTTTTTCCCCCGCACCCTCAGCTTCAAAATCCCTGTCACGTAAGCTCCTGTACAGTGTTATAAGTCCATTTCGGTTGTATCTCCAGTGGCCATAGTTTGTAGATGTGTGCGTGTAGCTGGTGTCCTTGTTTGCGTAGGTTgcttttttttgctatttttaaatCGAAATATAAATACTTGTTGGTTTAGCCAGTCGCTTGCTGGTTGCTAGTTGGGTTTTCAGTGCCACCTCGCTTTTTGTCGAaccaaacgcacacacacccacacacacacatgacaCCCATAGCGCACACACAATACCCATAACACATAGAACACATGGTGAACTGACCACAAGTCGGTCTATTAATACGCGCAAATAAGCCGCTTAATTAGTCTTTCATTTTCGGGGGCACATTGGCACTGCGGCGATGGCCATGGATTGTGGCTGCCACCGAATGTGGCCAGTAGCTGTCGGATTTGCGGgccaacgtggcgtatgcatAATGAAGATGATCGAAGCGATTCTGGCTACGCATACGGGCCACCAAATCGGACGTTAATTAAATGCTGCCATAATAGGATAAAAACTTGTACCAGCCCCGCACCACTTTCCGCTTCCTTCCCCATTATGTGGCTCGTTAAGCTGCCACATGACCCCATCTTAATGAAATGAGAAAACGCTCGATGCGCACATGCCACACTttggtttttcaattttttgtttttttttttttgtaaccataactatattttcatttattatggAGAAACattgttcgtttatttttgcattgtttAAACAGAAAAACATACTTGACTCCGCTTAGGCTAGCTTCATTACCATTTTTCGttagttttaataatttctgtaagtttttcctttttttcgcTATTTGGTTTTGGGTTGAAACGCGATCGAATCGATCCGTTCGCACTTACTGCTTAAAAGTCTTATCAAGACCGCTTAAAACCGACCTCTAAATGTACAATTATcaattatgaatattttacaCAGTAACTAGATGATGGACTACGTAGAACAATTTTGCGGTTGACAACCAGATAAAAACTTATCCATATACACTGAATAAccatctatatatatatatatatatatgtatatataaatatagagGGGGCTAACCTCCCCATCTATTCACTTCATTCATTTCAGTTCCCAACGTGCAGGGTGTTTGATTTCGGtatgaataaataaacaatcGAGGGCctaaattatttatgtttgtgtattgtatatatacaaTCGGACATTTCTGCTTCAATAAACCCAAATGATACTGTAAACCGAAAGGTTCTCTATAATTGCTGACTTTTGGCCGGTTTTGCGGTGATTATAGCCCTGTGTGCAAAAGCgaaatgaatttcaaatgaTATACAATGAAAACACTGATTTTTGGGTTGAACAGCAGCTGCTGCGATTTTGTTACGTTATACTTTCTCATTAATTTTTCCAACTATGAGTATGAATAGTGCATGTGGCCTGGACTCTTTCTGTTGACTGTGGTTGATTAAAACTCCTTGCGTAAtactgcctgcctgcctgccagCCTACCTGTCTTATAGATAATACTCGTTGAAGGACACACTGTATATGTACACTAGTTCGTAAGACTTCGCTCCACCGCCGCTCTCATTAAATGCACCTGGCGAGGAGTGGTTCAGTCCCAACTTGGCCGGGACTGTTGCTCAGCGTTTTCGATCTTCGACTGTCAATGCAACTGCCTTCCGGatcagctccagctccagatGCCCACTAGACCGGCGGCCAGGTTGCTCCAATTCCATTTAGGGTTCCAGTGCCAGCGCCAGTCGGGGCTCCAGTTCCAGTTGATGTTGAGGTTAGAGTTCCAGGCGACAGACGCCACCGTCATCGACATCCAGGTGGCAAGGACGAAAGGCACGGACGTGGATGAAAGGGGGCGCAGGCAGGTGGCGCTGCTGTTGCCGTGCTGCATGGCGGCCGGATGTTCCCCGTTGATGACGTGCACCACCACGGAGGCAGAATCTGCAACGAATGGAAGTGGCGGGACGTGAATGTGGCGGTCACAAAGTCATATTAATTGCCCCGGTGGCACACTCGCCAAATTCAGTGCTCGAATCCTTTGAAAAGTGAGGAATTTATATATGACAAATTCCAAAAGAAACGTATAAAATTACTGCATTGATGTGCGGGTTAAAAGTTAAGTTACTTTTAATCGAATTTTAGCAAGGAACAGAACACGCTTTTGGCTTTTGAcacgaaataatttatgagTTTTATTAAGAGGCTCTATAATAACCTGATACTTGCCCAAGCAAACACCTGTGTTTAAAGTACGTGTAATTATTAGATTATTACAATAATAGAATGCAAACTTTGCACAGAAATAGAAGACCTAAAGGTTAATAGCTAGGCATGACAATAAATTTCACCCATTAGGAAATCCAACGCAGACAGCGAGTTATTTATAAAAGGTATCAATAACATTATACGCCCACCCGGAAAAGCTCAGCCTAATGAACAATCACTcatgttttccatttcactTCCGAGTGGCTCAAAAAGTTCAGAAGACTTTCGTGAACAGATTGTTGCTATTTTTGGAGTACTCGTAAGTAATGCCTTGCCTTTTAAATTAAGAATTGAACGAGTTGCTAAGACTTTTACAACTTTGCTTAAATTAAAGATTAATCCCCACTGAAACTACTCGAAGTAGCTTTCAGTTACCTGTCTTCTTTgcacattgtttttttttttttttttttggcaattaaaTTTTGCGAGTGTGGGTGGCAGCTTGGAATGTGGAGCTGGACGTGGAACTGGGACTCACCTGAGCTGCTCGGGGAGCACGTGTAGTTGCCCGAATCCGCCGGCGTGGCCTTGGCTATGAGCAGCTTGCTGGTCCGTGTGGAACGCTCCGTGATGACGTTGATGCCACCGCGCTGCGAGTAATTCATGACCCGCTTGCCCTTGTACCAGTAGATGAACGATGGCGGCACCGGCGACTGCATCGCCAGGCAGGTGAGATTGATGTCGCTGCCGCTCTTGATGAAGAGCTCCGCGTTGCCCAGGATCTTGGCCCGTGACACTGCCGTTGAGAGGTAATAAAAAGCCACACGGGGCAGGCCATTAATTAGCACACCGCCCACTTAATGGCCAGCGAACATCACTTCCCCCATCTCCCATCGGCCCATCTCCACCGGCTTCGATACTCACCCACAACGTTGAGGCGAAATCCTTGGCTGATCTTCGGCTCCGTGGACACCTGGCACTCGTAGGTGCCCGAATCCCGCGGCTGCGGCGATGAGATGCGCAGCGTCCACTCGTCGGATCCCTCGGAGTGCAGCGACTGGAAGCGCTGGTCGTTTGTGTACGTTAGTATTCCCACCGTCAGGATGTGCAGGTCGCGCTTCCTTATCCAGGACACCTGGCGGAGAAGGAAGTGGCCATTAAGTTCATAATGCGTTGAGCCCATAAGCCATTAGCTATGGCATTTTTTAGAGCATAAAGcctattttattaaaattcctacactgaaaaacattttcttttctcaAAGAAAAATGCATTATATGCAAGAATATTATCGCTTTTGGTATTTccccttatcaaaaaaaaaaacagaagtgGCCATCTCGTTATTTTTATAcaccactgccactgcctcAGTATTTTTCAATTGTACAACTGTGCTGGTTttcgtaaacaaaaaattaattcaatctAACTTTTGTTGCCACTTGGCACCAGCAAAAAGTTGACCTACATACACACTTGAAAACgtgtatataaatttaataaaagccTTTTTCGGCTGCCTTTCTTGCACGAAAAAAATGCATGCAGCTGTCAAAGTTGCAGATGAAAAATTATTTCGTGCTCAAAAGGGGAGTGGCTCACTTTCGTAAAACATTATAATATGTTTCTATATTCGTGCTGTGATGTTTTATATATGATACACCAAATTGGATGCATATAATTGCATACTgctgatgccacttaaatatCGACATAAACAAGATTATCTACTCTAAACTGCTAAAGTGAAACTAAATCGACTTGCCATCTAATATTTGcatcaaaatgttttcaacccatttttttcgatttttttcaAAGCGAAAATTGCTCTATTTGTGTTACGGACTGAACTTTATGACATCTCTCTGGCAATAGAGAAATAAGCCAAAAGTTTTGTCGacgaaataaaaagttttcactTAATATTCAGTGGGGCAAGTCGCAAATCGTTTCACATGGCTAATCCCCAAAATAATAACAGAATTGCTCTTTTATATGTTCGTATAATTAGCAGGATTTTTCTCGGCCAACAAAAGTGTGTGGCACGGCTTAAAAGGATTCCTGCCACTCGTTCTTTGTGCTCCTTGCCAGAAATTGTGGCACCTGAAGGATGCCTTAGCTCCGAAGCACCGAAGCACCAAAGCTCCGAAGCAAATTGAGCAACTTTAAATGGTTGCCCAAAGTTTTCCCATTTGTGGGCGGGAAAAACTAGAAATTCATTAATTGCCTGTTACGGCTTTGTCTGGACTCTAATTTATGGCTGCAATTGGGTTACTTAGTGTGGGCTCAGTCCCACAATAGTTTTATACACATTCCGGATTTCGTTTATAGGACTTCCATTCTGCCAAGAGGGAAAATGAAGCACTCGGTTTACTGCACTGCTTAATTTGCTCGTTTATTTGGGTTCAATTAATTATGGATTAGTGACTGGCAAGTCACGTCGTGCTCATAAAGAAGCTgcttgatttatatttaaattaaaattaaaatacatacattcatTAACCGGTCGGTTGCTAATTCacaatattcaattaaaattaattgcatttcccCAGTGCAAATAGTTTCAAGGCGAAACTTTGGTCAACACCGTGAATATTCGCTCAGAAAAgccacaaaaaacaaaaaaaaaaaaggaaaaccaaacaaTTAACACATTCGTAATGAAATTTTCTATTATAAAAAAGGAGCTTTTTATAAGCCCGTTAATACGAAATGTATGATTGATTGATGCAAAAAGTTAAGTATATCTAACAATTTGCAACAAGCGACCATTGAAATGTTCGTTTTAAGCATATCAACTAAagggttttcagttttcatagttgagttgagttgataTATGTTAATTAAAGTGCACAACATATTCGAAAACAATATGGAGCAGAAACTTTCTTCATAAATCAACAGCACAACAACAGAATGGCAAGTGAACTAGTTCACTTCACTTGAGCTACATTTTCGAATAGCGATTAAGCTTCGTTTAGTTTTCCTTCGGCTTTTCCTTTTGACTCTGCCCCCGCACCCCGCCGAAGTATGCAacgaaatgcgaaaaattccaTTTAGAGGCAAATTTTCATGTCGTGCATATATTGCGACAATCAATTAGCACGAAAGTTGGACGAGGAGCACGTTGAATGACTGGAGAATGAATCCCTACGACTCGGGATTCGTGCAGCATGCAGCATGGAGCATAGAGCAGCGAGAATGTTGAATGCAACGTGCTGGAGACAACGCCAATTAGCCGCATATAAGGGGAGACAATGGCTCGGCTGGAGGATTAGGGACACCGAGCTGAGTTCAGAGCTGGGCTCCGCATGTTGGATCCTCCCCAGCTCCAAGCCCGGCGTTAATTACTCAATTCAACTGACTTGCTGAAAGTTGGGCGGGCGAACGAGCGTTGCTGACATCGTTGTCGCTTCCTGGCGGCGAATCGGGGTCTACGGGGTCTACGGCGTCTACGGTTGGATCTCCGGGGGATACGGGGCAAGACACGGACAACGTAAAATTTATTACACCGCATAATTGCACAGCCACAGAGCGCTTGCTTGGGACAAAAGGTTGAGCAGGCAGTTAGGTGGTGGTAGGGCGGGGCTGGCTTATGGGTCAGGGGTCAAAGGGCAGAGAGCTGAGGGCTGAGGGCTGAGGGCGGTTCGGGGCCCAGTGTTGTTGCATTGCTAACAAATCGCTCGTAGCGGAAGCGAAGCCGTGTTACAAATGTGCAAACCAGAGCGAGCCAAACACAAAGTGCTATTGGGCGTTGGGATGGGGCGCGTGGAGCGCATGAAGCGCATTCAACCCACAGACATTCGGGTATGGGTgtagccaccaccaccacaatgGTGGGTCTGTCGGGTCCAACCGCCAACTTTATGGCGTAATCTTTTAAAAGTAATCTACAAATCTGCCACACGACCGCCGCAggtcttttgttttgctgtatGCCTTATGCCTTATGCAAATATAATGCTGGGGAAACCTTTGGGGCGCATGGCGCATTAATTGCTAGCTGCTCCGCAGCCGTTCCTGACCCCCAACACTTACCGCTCGATCGCCCAGATTCCGGACGCGGCAGTGCAGCAGGGCCGCCTGGCCGACGGTTGCGGTGACCTCACGCCTCGAGGAGTTGTCGAAGTACGGCTGCGAGTACGGGGTTTCCCAGTAATGCGGCGGCACCTCGCCACCGACCATGCCGCAATCTGTGAATGAACAAACAGTGGATGCAGACCCATTAATACCTAtccatgtgtatgtgtatttaaatGGGGCGGAGGGGTGTAAGAATATCACTTAAATTGCCCATCAATTATGCACGTTTGCTGGCGGAAGAAGgtcgtttttcatttttgaaacaaataaaagctCTCCAACGAAACGTATTCTATTTGGGGCCTTAAATTACCTAGGCGAGATTTATGCGAGATGCGATTAAGAGGCTGCTGAAAGCGTCTTTTGGCTTAAATCAAGCCTATCATATCGGTTCTTGTCATCAGTGTCAATGGgcttaattaaaatagatGTGCAATCGACCATTGACACATTGACAAATTCGAATGATCTTGAATGCTTAAATAGCatatttaactttaatttcCGCTTGCTGATATAAACTACTTTAGTTGTTAATAAACTTATAGGAACATAGTAATACCTCTTTTATTACAAAATGAATAGGACAGTGAAGAGCACTTAAAAGCCTGTACATTTTTAAACTAACTACATTCACTCTCAGCGATTTATGAGGCTATAAACCGTCTGCGGCTTTGatcctttttccttttgcatTGCCTATTACTGAACAGATTACACCTACATTTTTTCGCCGTGCAATTTCATGGAGGAATACCCACCGAGGAAGAGGAGCAGCCACAGCGGCACCAAGCAAATCGCTTTCAACGCTCTCGGGCAGTCCGTTGTCCACATGTTTTATGCTCTCCACTCGGACTGCTACTACGGCTGCTAGCTACTTCGATGAGGGCGATGAGGAATCCTCCGCTCCTGCCGGCTGTTGTATTTGCTCCGTTTACGGTTTAAGGTTTAATAATCTGCAAAGGAGGAAATATTATTACCAGGGCTCTTTTTTATGGTACCAGTGGCGAAGGACACGCCTGGAAAATAACTGGGGGAATGGCAAAGTAATTTGCCGGGCAAATGATGAAAGCCAGATATATATCCGGAATATGATGGGGGGCGGTTACTACTGGGCGGAGTGGGTCAAGTCAATATGGCATTCTCGTCGGCCGGAAAATTGCCTACCCATCACGGCAATTGTTTAGTACAGTGCGTTTCATTACTCCGAGATGGCCAAACGATtgaataataacaataaacttaatatatatatatatacatgtgcCACAATTTAGCCATAATACAGcgttaaatattaaatgagcaatgaataataaagtaaaattcATGCAAATTATATGATTATTCGATAtaattcaaacaaaattacaaaattcaGTTGCTAGTTTTCCATTCAAAACCAACTATTAAGAATATTTTTCCCACAACTACGCACTGCAATTACGCACGgcaaaatattcaattaaagcTGAAACAAAATTGGCTTGTTTATTGAAAAAAGTGCAACCATTCTATGGCtatctaatttaattaatatagaAACGAGTTGAAATTAGCTTTATAACTGGGTCAGCAAATTACTGGTTGCCTGGCAAATGGCAGCTGCGTTTTCCTATTGCCAagaatatataattatattatatatattacgAGCCAAAATATCCCAAACAGATTCAATCGAACCAATTGCGCACACCATTATGCTGTGGATCTCTTCCAGAATCCAACAATTAAGCATAAATTATTGATTCAAGGCGACTTATGTGTGCATATTTATGGACCTCACTGCACCACAATTCCAATTAACAGAACAAGAGCCATCGCAGGCCAGTgtaatgggaaatgggaaacgGTTGTGCTGAATGTCGGGTTAATGAGGTTAATGCCGGATGTAGCCTGAGCTTTTGGTTTCGACTTGGTTGCCAGGGCAAGAAAATGCGTTTCAGATTCGCCACAGAAAATGCATTCATGGTCgttggtggggggggggggattaCTTTCCACGACCCAAAAGCAGGGAGTCAGTCATATTGCATTGCAATGTGGGTAAAGCAATTACAAGGGGAACTCAAAAGGATGGTGTGTGAGGGAGGTGGAGGGGGTATACCCCCGCACCGAATGGAAAACTAAGGCAAAAGTCGAAAACTTCGTGAAggatgaaattaaaaagtttccCCAAGCTGAGCTCCTGGCTAAACGACCTTGTCAACTATATAGTTTTATCGGGATAAACTCGATATTGCTTTCACAGACTTCCTTTCCCAGTCGACTTCCCTTTGGCGAATTTGTCAGTCTGGTGCCAGGATACCCCCGAGTCCTCGTCGTGGGTGTCCCTCTCATTATTTATGACTCAAACTCGGTAATCAGTCAGCTCGTGGCGAAAGGGGGCAGTAAGGGTAGGGTCCTAGAGCGGTCTTTCATAATCCCGGTCATTActcaaaaatatacatttgttGTCAGTCCAATTAGCTGCGTGACTCCAAGGGTCAGCAGTCCGCTCCTAGGACCAAGCCATTTGTTTTGGTCACTTTTGGCCTTTCGGCCGACGGCTTTTCGGTTGCCTGGTGCCtggttttccttgtttttttttcccgggaatataataataaaagaggTTGGCACGGCGGGCTTCATTTTTTCGCAGCTATTACAGCGGAATTATCGCCTAGCCGAACAGTTCCCCGTATGCCGGCGCCCTTTCGACTCTCCATggaaattaaacaaaagttttttgttttgcgttgcCTGCCCGGGAACAACATTATTCTGTTGTTCTTTTGCCTAACTTTTCAGGCCTGTCAAACGGAAACGGCGGACAAAGGGCAACCGCAGTTTGGCCAGTCAGCCAGGACCctatttattgtttgtttttccccaGCTCGTCCTTGTGccgcattaaattaaattccttcACTTACGGGTCTCGGCAATGACTTCCAAATGACACCACCGTCATCCTCTGCGTAATCCAAACGGGCAAAATCCTTGAGCTCTGTGATTTTACAACTGCGTTACACTCGATCTTGGCTTTGACATTCGGTTGCGCAATGCGCAATAATTAGGCGGGCCTGCTGGCATGGCTCATTCAACAGTTGCACAATAACGATTGGCATTCAACAATGCCGCAACAATTCACCAACGTCACAGTTCACCAATCAATTCGGTTCAACAATGGTCAAAAAAGTGGCCCAATCGCAAACACAGGTTTATTTCTGGTCTGGCTTACTGGCTTACTTAATAGCGCGGATTTCGAAAATATATCCGTTCGGCGGAAGTGGACACATGGACACATGGATCCACGGACACGCACGCACACGATGACAGCGAGTTGAGCGACAAGGACGTGTGctttgtattattatattcgTTTAGTCGGCAAAGTGCGTATGTGTATGTTGGCCACATTAGGTGCCAGCCAGAGCCCTATAGGTATGCACACTTACACTGAGACAGAGGGAAGCACACAGACACAGTCACAGTTActgacgcacacacacacaagttcGAAGGATACGCGGAGAGAGGCATTTTGTGTATCCGTCTCAGAACGTGACCAACGATGGGTCCGTGGGATTTAGTTATTAAACGGCTTTTGGCTTCTGCCTTCACTTCATTCCTTCgtctgttttcatttttaaatgtgGCACAATGCTATGTGGCGAtggtgttgctgctcctgctgcttctgctaGCACTTTCCCTTTTCCCGGTGCTTCCCTTCCCGTATGAGTGATTTATCCGACGGCAACAACGGAGCAGCGTTCACGGGCATCCTTGCATCAGGATTCGCGTGCTGGAACTGATTTCGATTCCATCTCGGCGAGCGCAAGGAACTTGCACCGCGACTCCGAATCGCGAGACTCCGAAAGGTGCTCTCCCACGCAGGCGCACGACAAAAAGGACCTCTGTGGATGCGAGAGGATTTCCCCGAAAGTCAGAGcatatcaaatattaattCGCCATCCATTTGATGTCGCTTTCTTTGCATGCCTGATGAGCGGTTTTATTTTAAGGCAAGggtttattttcttttctttatttcgTCGCTTTCCGTTTTTCAACACGACTCGGTCGTACTTTGGTTTTCCAGCTAACCACCAAGCCGGATCGTTTTGCTCTCCATCCTTCCTCCGTCGCAGTCTCTCTTTCTccctcgctctctctctctctctctctcttgggCTTTCGCCATCTGTACTATCTGGGTTATTAGCACAACCTGCCTCAATGCGAGACCGACTGGTAACAGTCGTGCCGAATCGAAATCCGAGTGGTGGAAATCGTGGCCAGACGAACCTAATATGCTCCATAGTCACGTACAAATGAATATTCGTAGTAGAGACGCCTTCGTTTTGGCATATTAATATAGTCTACATTTCGGGGCACAGGCAACCCGCACTTTTTTGTGTCTTTCTCGCACATGAATGATTTACACCCGGGCCATGTAAATGTGATTTTTACCGCAATATATAGGTATTGGTTTAGCCATAGGTATAGCCATGGGAATCCTTTTAGTTTATACGCCATCGAACCGTACCGCACCCATCGCCCCCTCCATTCGCGCAAAAACAATTGAACAGACAGTTATAGGCCAATTTCAGTTTATGTCCATGCGTCGCACTCGAGAGAGATTTGTGTGGCTTCGTTAAGGGACTAGAAAACGTGGTATAGGCTGTAGGCTAAAAGCGCTATAAGGGCTATAAGAGGGTTTAAGGGGCTTATGGGGTCTATGGGTGTTTGGGGGTACGACCAACACCTGTACCTCGTCGTCGTTGCTGCGCCGACCATGTCAAATGTTGCGTGTTATGGCCACAAATGTGGCTGTCGAAAGCGTAGCCACCCCCCAACCTCCCTCTCAACCATCCTTCCCCAGTACACCCGCAAGTACACCCACTACCCCCGCAACCCATCCGTATTCAGAAAACTCGGAACGGGCATTTCAACGCATGCCTTACGagctcataaataaaatgcccaccCAGTCGAAGGCCGATAAAGTCGAGTGTGCTTGACTGGGGAATGCCCTGTAGGCC harbors:
- the dpr4 gene encoding defective proboscis extension response 4 — protein: MWTTDCPRALKAICLVPLWLLLFLDCGMVGGEVPPHYWETPYSQPYFDNSSRREVTATVGQAALLHCRVRNLGDRAVSWIRKRDLHILTVGILTYTNDQRFQSLHSEGSDEWTLRISSPQPRDSGTYECQVSTEPKISQGFRLNVVVSRAKILGNAELFIKSGSDINLTCLAMQSPVPPSFIYWYKGKRVMNYSQRGGINVITERSTRTSKLLIAKATPADSGNYTCSPSSSDSASVVVHVINGEHPAAMQHGNSSATCLRPLSSTSVPFVLATWMSMTVASVAWNSNLNINWNWSPDWRWHWNPKWNWSNLAAGLVGIWSWS